GCTTGACTGGTTCTGTaagttgtttttcttttttgtcaattttgacttttgctttgtttttttattattgttttggaccttaatataaataactattttttgaTAACCTATCATTTCTAATAAAACAATGATCTCCCCAATTTCAGAGCTGTGTGCTTCTACACTGTGTATTTTTTAAAGGACcgaataataaaatataaaaaaggaaCGAAACGACCTAGAGAATTGAGGACAGTCTAGTGCTTTGTCGTCAGTGTGACTGAATGAACACATGGCATACACAGtagagcctaggcctatataaaaacgAACTATAATAGTGCataaacacataaaatattCATAGAATAGTGAAtttgatatataaatatatatactcaATTGCTCAATTTATTATGAATTacttaaaatagaaaaatatttaataaatcaacTTTACAGTAAACTGTTGGTTGTGTACTTTTTTTCACAAGTTTTCTTATTTACAATTTGCTGCCACCAACGTATTACAGCTAGCTGTATATtatatcaaagaacttataacacaagaatctcctgttcttcaatttgcattcaaaacacagtatcggaagtacagggttaaaaggtcaaactgggcgacgccatttcacagcatggagcagcgccccctccaaactaggaagtcaattactctacccccctagagtattagcagaacccctctatgattttgactttctaatttgatgcgggcgccctactccatggctcacaatggcgccacccatagctctattctatcccacaatgcctttcgaaattgttacgcgcttcggacgaacaggagattcttgtgttataagttctttgattatatataaagttatttttaccAACTTTCTTTGCGCGTTTTGATTGGTTTATGATTTGTCTTACACCGAAATTCAACCAATCCGTTGTTCTGTTTTATGAGGATTTTTCATCAATGATGTGAACAATATGGCTTCCGATCGACTGACTTTTAACGTAAAAACATCCACGTTGCAGAACCAAAATGAACggtttttaaatagaaaaattacATCTAATGCAATGGAAAATAACTTTGGACATACGGCGTATGACTCAAAGAAAATGGACGGGCTAGTGGCGTTGGATATTGACGCTCCAGACATTTCCATGGATATAGCCTCGACTGCAGGAGGTGGAGAGTACGTTTCAGCCGGTGAGTCACTGCTCGCGGCCGGGCTACTGGCCAAAAGGTTAGCCTAGGCCGTGTTGATTATGGCTTGACAGCTTAGTATATAGAATACACTGTTTGTGTTAGACGTCACGCTTCGTAGACCTACTATACTAACTGTAGCCGAGGCTAGGCCaggctaataatattattaattaataaaaaaattattaataaaaaataaaattgtaatttttaaagcTAAGTTTAGTTTCAAGTTTgagtttgtaatttatttagtaaatttgtaattttgtaaatgttgttAACTTGCCACTGTAAACATCTTAAGTTAATGACATTTTCCCTCTCAGTACAGTCAGATAACtaacaatgtaataataatttaataatcattATTGACATTTCAATAACAGATCTGAGACAACGAGGTACAACCATCGCTTCTTCTAAAGGTCAAATATCAGGAACAATTCAACCATTCTCAAGAGGCCAAAGTGGCTTGATTGGCAGGGTTTTGCAGGAATGGAAGTCATTGGCAGGTCAGGCAcaggtaaacaaacaaacaagtgtGGAAATAAAAGTAGATACATAATTTATTAACTACAGTGCTATAGCGCTTGAGATAATAgaacatacatttttaatgtatgcATTTATGTGTTTTTTGTGATAACTTTTTGCGTGAAAGTAGAGGATCAAAGATGGTATATAGTGGCAGTGTAATCTACCACCCTAAAAGCTCCAAAAGCTATTTTATGTGTCCATATACTTTTcagagaaaaagaaaacaagacTAAagatgtattatattttttttttgtcttgtgttttgccccacttttattttaattctctgttttatattatataatattatatataaaaataaaggtaCATGTCATGTTCAGATGTATTATATTTGATGAcacttacagtatatttattatctttcaGACCAGAAGACTTGCTGCTGTTAGTATATTCACAATGCTTTGTATATTAATCTTATTAATATGGTGTAATTCAACAGGCAGTATGGGTATGGACATTtcgaattatattattataatcattttatACACAATCAACACATAGTACATGAAAGAGAGACTAACATAACAAGAAGACACACTGTCTAACATAAAATAAGGAAGTGACTATTTACAGCCCTgttccctaaagctctgtctacactaccaaactagcttgacaaagTTTGATAGGTTAGACAGAATTAAGGTGCATAGTCGACATTACCTACATCAAACAATGCATTTGACGCAAGGTTGACATTGCTGAGGTGGAgaaacaattaatataatgcCGATAGCCACTACATAAAATATAACCTCATTTGtatatcaattataaaataatatttaaaaaaagacctatataaaaaatatttttatttgtttttttttttcatcattttgttCTTATTTTGCAGCATTAACAGCATATACAAATCTACTAATCTTTGACCTAACCTATCTTGGAACAGCTTTAGTTAGTATATGGGTGAGGAATCAGACGCCTACGTCGTCATTTTCATTCGGGTAAGAAGAACTATTTATAGATGCTTTTGTTTTGAACACCATACCTTATTTTGGAAAAATGTGAAAtgcccatatatatatatacagtcgactccgcctaagtcgaatctaatgggaccggtataaaaattcgagttacgcgaacttcgacttacagatttgcaaaaaaaaatctaggcctagcctactactagccgcgctatggctaggcctagtaggtacCCTGTCGCGATCGCGGTTCACGCGATGAGccttcttgaattgagtttgcttagcttGCTAGGCCTAATGCTAAGCCTCTTTTATCGGCaatgataaactgtattttcttttattgtttagGCCCGAAACAATACgaaaacgtataataaatacatttcgatttcgaaatcggtatccattgtttattgccatctgtctagcacaaaatgggtacccacaaaacgccgctcaagTTCTCAACTCTGAAACAACTCATACACTATACACTAGCGCAAGTTGTAGGACGCCGCCTATACTATACaacctgcttgagagaaccgatatggtcccacattatCTCCTCTGTCGTTTGTTTATCGAATTACGTACATTTCATCAGGGTTTTTAGCGCGTTGTGTTGCCACGTGATTTGTGACTTCgacttatacgatataaatcactaaagaatgtgtgtattcggaccacaaaaagacgtcgacttagacgaatttcgacttagaaaaattcgacttacaaataaaaatgacacagtaatgtataggaaagaattgggactttcataaaaattcgactttcgcgattttttgacttacgcgaattcgacttaggcggagtcgactgtatatatatatatgagttcttattaccatatttgggcatatcactaccctatttggaaaaatgtttgtaaaactagtttgatagtatagacagagcgtAATTAACTTGTTCAAGAGCATGTTTTGTCAGATTCTTGATTACAAACTATTGATTTATTGTGGTAAGCGTAGTGTTATGTCGTAGTGCCATtgaatttttcatttattaagctctgtttacactaagTATTAGTATTTATGTGATgggtccatatatggacatgatgatgtcatatcactaccacatttgggcacgtcatactttttttgtcaaactagtttgatagtgtagacagagctttagtttaatCACCAAATATTGTAATGggttgtttttcattttcaggTTTGAAAGGTTTGAAGTATTAGCTGTTTTTGGTAGTACGATGTTGGCAATATTTGGTTCAGTCTTCATAATGAAAGAAAGGTTTGTATGGTAAACCTTCTGatgatacaaataaaaaaaacatttagaaagaagaatatagaaTCCCCCAATACTAGCAACTGTGACACTCACCAAATCTGTCAAAACCATACCATTTTTGAGGCCTTAAATGTCCTCtaaattctttttatttgaAGCATTCTGTAAATATATTAGACCATCGTAAGGGCGTCCAATATTGAGAGAGTTGATAATATATGTTATTAATGATATACGAGCGTGTTTAGGcaaaaacaatttaatgaaaatgtgatTTATACtgcaattaaaacattttaagttttgttttttttatttgtatttatctgtcattttgtttttgttcactTTGTCTGTTTTGTTATGGCGTTCCTGACACTAACATTTTGCTTTCTAGGTAATGCCAacatttttggaaataaatgttgtttatgatatgatTATGCTCATTCGTAACAGCCATTCAAGGAATTCATTTCAATTTATTCTTTCAGTACTGAGCTCTTACTGCAGCCTGAAGAGGTGCACACTGGTAGGCTGCTGCTTGGGGCTGGCCTCGGCTTCTTCTGTCATATATTTGTGATTTACGGCGTCAAGAACGTAGCATTTGATCACGTGATAGCTGCATCTAGTTCCAGTTGGTTGCAAGTACATTTCGCAGACATGAGTAGAAGGTATGTACAATGTTTGTAGTGAGAGGTTAACACcagacgaggcaaagatgctttaattattaatttaattattaaagacCCATtgcctacaatttgtgacgttttgtaaaaataatgcatatatattgcTTTAAAAACATTAGACCAGGTCattcttaaatgtacgttttatggtaaataatgataaaaagagagaaacaatgcagtACGTAAGTAGCTCGCGGTGAATGTCATCTCGTTGGccgtctttaggcctagctaggcttattCTGTAATGCTGTATATGTACACTTGAATACGAAACaaagaataaatgaaataatatcatgtagaataatgatgttatatttgatttttttttatctttgaaatatttaaacaaatactCTATTTGTGTTTTCTTTCAGTTTTTGTACCGTATTACCAGGTTTAGATAGGCTTCTGTTACCCCGTGTTAACCCTCTTATGCTGATTGGTCTGGCTGGTGGTGTTGCTTTGTTTATTGTTGATCTTCTTCTTGATGTAAAGTAAGTAATACAAAACACATGACCTGACCTATACCTGTTGACCCGACCTACACCTGTTGACCCGACCTACACCTGTTGACCCGACCTCTATCTGTTGACCCTTACCTTAAATGCGTATCTTTTCCTGTAGATTGACTGCCATACCTATTCTATGTTCAATTTATTCTGAATTATTAAGTTGGAAGTGTCGCTGTTATGGTGATTTGCGCTATACAAATTTTTGATTATTCATAAACATTGTGCAGTACATGAATAGTGTTATTTTGTTTGCAACCATTTTAAACAAGATATGATATCAAGccttttctacactatcaaactttatcacaaaaatgtgccaatatatgttcatgatgatgtcatattactaccatattagggcacatcactaccatatttgggcacatcactaccatatttgggcacatcacactagtttgatagtgtagacagagctttagattatgaaagataattgttttctttggcAGTAACTATAACATAGCTGATATATTGGCAGCCTACAGTATAGCATTGATGATATCTGGCACCATGTTTCCTATGAGTGTGTACAGTGGTACAATCTTGCTTCAGACCACTCCAGAGTATGTCATAGGACAACTGGACAAGAGTCTAAGAGAGGTGAGCTCACTAACATATTTTTTGACAAAAGCAGATCTAGCTGCTTGAACTCATAGCTGTTTATATGCGAACAGTGGATTAGATTACTGTCAGGTGTTTGTGATTGATCAGTCACCTAATGCTGTAATATTGTAGATcttgtatttataatataaactgtcctatcaatttcaattttttgggTTGTCTTTGTAGGCGTCGACCTTAGACGGTGTATTAGAGTTCCGTAATGAACATTTCTGGACATTGTCATTTGGGACACTTGCTGGTTCATTACATGTACGGGTTCGACGGGACGCAGATGAGCAGGTAACCGACGAAAGTAACAAGTGTTATTGATAATAGTTTTTATAATAGTAGGGCACATTGCCATTTAGTAATGATTTTTGACATTTTCTTCTTTTCTCTGCAGCTTGTTTTAGCACACGTTTCAAACAAATTATCCAATCTAGTCGTGAACTTAACAATTCAGGTGATAAAGGACGATTGGACGCGACCATCCACGATGGCAGGCTTCAATAGAAGCGCTTTAAAATCATTCACTAGCCTCCCACCACCAGCACCTTTAGCGCCAAGTGTATCAAATGTGTATAACCCAAGAGACCTACCATACCGGATAGCGTCTGGACTTGAGAAAGATTATAAATCAGCTGTTTTATCGACGCCAACTCGTGCGTCAAGTACTCCTCAGGGAACCCCAATGAAGGATTTGAGTTTTCATTCAACTTTAGAACCAATTTCAAATGGATCGCAACCGCAAATTCCGAGCGTACCATCACGTTACTCTGCTGCAGCTAATCCGGTGTTATCTGCGTTGAATTCTAAACAATTGTCAGACGGTACTTTGGGTCAAATTAGGTCAACAACAAGAGTTGGGATTGATTTTACAAAGCCTAGCTTGCCTAAAGACACTTACGGAGTGCAAAGCACCGGATCGAACCCTATTCATGCATCAAACAGGCAAGGTGCTGGGTCATTTGATATGAATAACTTGGGAAAAGTAAACTTTTATGGTAGTGAGGGCAGTAGACAATCTTATACCGATAGATTTACCGAAAACAGGTGATAGTGATGaggtacagtaattattaaaacaacTTTTTAAACTCTATTCCACAAGCTAATGTGTACAAATTCAAAATGGCTGTAAAATGcgtattttatttaaatcctTTTAACGATAAATACACACTCATATATTTTAATGCTATTTTTcctttatatatacagtatttgagaTATTTCTTatttcaagatttttttttatatgaattattaAGACTTTAGACCAACATTTGTAACCAAAAGCACATGAAATTAATATATTTCTTctgatatatttttatttaaacagtAAACATTGAATACATTATAATCCTCCTTAATATACATTCAAATATTtctgtttaaataatttcatttggcttttataataatatatgaggAATTACAGTTGGTATGCTATTAGATACTGTAACATCACCTGTGGCGTAACAGTTATGAGCGGTCACTGGCTAGACCCAGGGGCCCAGAGCTTATGGGGGCCATGAGCAGTGCACAGAGGAAAAAAACAGGCATGTCGAAAAAAAACACGCCTGTGgtctccagcgttggagggccccCTATGGTTCCTAAACCAGCGGCCTCATGTATCTACGTTTACACCACTGCATTACCCTATTCAAATATTAGTTAAGTAAGTCATTTATACAATGatattaactattattttaatgaCTTTTTAATTCATTGGTTTTGTAATGTGAAAACGTACCTAAGCTCTCTGTGGTACTTTTATGTATGTAAAACTTAACCCACAACAAATTCTAGTttgataaatatttgtttatacagtaaaaatgtttattaatgagAAGATTTATTTTCTCTGGAATGCAGGAGACTTTGAGACAGTTTTGAAATAGCTACATTTAATTCaagattatttaataattttataatggCAAaaaagaatagtttaaaatattttaaaggcCGGTAAACATTCTTACAAATGTTTCACTCAGTAGTTTAGGCAAGTCATGGGCTTATAATACTGTTCTATGGCATTTTACATTTCTCCACTTGTGCATTTTTGTTAACTTGTGTTAGTAGTTGACATTACATTATTTGTTTGGTGCTATCTATACtctgaattaaaacaaatttattatatttaaatgttcATTATTGGTACAAAAACAAGATTATACGAGTGCAATAGTGTAAAAGAACCCAGAGTCGAACTGAAGTGATTTTACCATCAAATTCACTCTCAGATAGTCAAATGGttaatttgattaataatactgtaattttcaAGTTGGACCTAAAATTAATGTTATGAAAAGTAAAAGTTGTCATAATTAAAGCTTTGTATATACAATTACtttatgtatttttgttcaattttatgtacagtatattttgaataaaattgtgCGATAATAAATATCTTTTGTTTTACGTGGTACAAAAATAAATTCGAGCTTATATTTTAACCTTTCTTTGAGCGCTTTTCATTGAAATGATTGGCAATGTTGGTCGACCATGTTTCGCGCGATGTataaataagtaggcctagctttcCGATGATTtcaatgttttgttatttttctgtATAAATTGCTATAGACAGGAAGCAATATTTTCTATGAAAGTATTTTACGATAAAGTTCATTTTagtatgtttaatttattttttttgtctagCCACCGTTTGTTTTGTGAAAATgtattacaatatattatataggaaGCGAGAAGCATTGTACTCCATCCTGGGACCCTGTGACTCCATACAGTGTCTTGTCATCGAGTAGGCCTAGCACATAACATCGATGTTTGGGCTTAACATTCAATATTACTATTAAGTTAACATAGGTATAATTGACAAGGATTACGTTATATGGCTTCTTCACTACTTTTTAGAGTCTactttgtaaaattaaaataattaaaagctagcctaggcctattcctGTAAATATGGAACGCCACCTTCGTCATAACAAGTTACAGTGAACAATTTACAATCTAGAAATAACAATATACCATTACACTATTTTGAATTGTTTAGCGAtactaatttataaaaaaattttttctCTCCAGAATAGCAGAAAAAGTGCAGATGCTCATCTATGACCATATATAGCTCCAAAGGCATCATCAAATATGGCAAGGCACAGTAAACTACAATTGCAAGTATTGCACCTTTATAAACAATTCCTACGATTTTCTGTCGACAAGCCAGGTGCCAAGTCAAGGGTACAACAAGAATTTCGTAAAGGTGCTACGATTGCTAAGACGGATATTCTGAGAATTGAGTACATGGTCCATAGAGGGCAACGACAGTTGCAAATGTTGAAATCGAGTTCTATTGACCAGTTTGGGACGTTTGTTAAGGACAGATAAATTGATCACCAGGGGTTTGGTGTTGTTAATATGTATGCGAAGAGGAATCATGAATAGTAGAGTGTCGTGAATGGATGGATGTAGATAGCCATTGTACAAAAATAAGCCATGCCAAGAAAACATGTCAGACTATTGAATTTTAATGTTCAGATATATTTTCTATAACAGTATAGTATCACAGTTAGCATCATAATTTggtttgaattttaaaataataatcttttCTACctcaattaatataaattatctaAGCAACAgaacaatattatttgtttttttttatgctgTACACTTGTTTATAAAGTTGGCATTCTATTGGCAGTCAGTATCTCTATCCAATAGCCATCAGGATCTTGAATAAACGCCAACCCTTTCATTTTACCTAtgtaaagaaaaacaaagattGTAAAGCATCTGTGAGAATGTCGGACATTAAATTAAGTGCTACTGATATGAAAGTGACATTTACCTATAGAAAATACTAATTTAGACATATGGTTGACTGTGCTGACAGCCACAACGGTACAGATAAAgggaaaaaaatgttataaacttATACTTATACCATCATTAGGCTTCTTGATAAATTTGACCCCAAGTTCTTCAAATCGTTTACAAGCAACATCTACATCAGGGACGGAAAGTCCAATGTGCCCTGTccaataaaaagataaaaattagttttaataGAAAGGTTTCATAGTTGCAGGCAATAATTAACAAGTTGAACCAATATAAATTCACTTACCAAAACCTTTTGGCTCAGTATTACCATTGTGATAACCTTTGAACTCTGGGTCAGATTCAGTTCCAtaattactaaaaaataaaataacatttgaatacaccacaaaaataaacaaTCCTATTGAAAAATAGGATACATTTTCTTCAGTCTGCATACAACAAATTAATtagtataaacatttaaattcatGGTACATGGATTGTGAGTTTGCAAGTAGGGGTCGTGTAAGCGATAGATGGGTCTCAATACGATACTCACTATGTTAGTTCAATCGTACCCTTCTGAAGAAAACACCACTTTGTTCTTTCTGCAATATCAACTGGAATATCCTCGGCTTTACAGTAGCCcataaaatatagtgaaaatgtCATACTTGGATAGTCAAGAGTGTGAAGtaacctttaaataaatattgcatATTAATTAAATCAAGACTCTTGTGTGTAGCACTTTCAAAACTTGCTAAAAAGTTTTCACACTTCTCTActttttaaactaatttttatACTTTGTGTATTAACTTACAGTAGTGCAGGGAGGTATAAAAAACCTTTTTATACCAGGGAGGTTATAAAAATAACTTCTTTTATAgtataaagtatataaatagTATACCTCCCCTGGTTTTTTGTTAACTGTGTTTACCGTACCGCATTCCTAAAACTCTTGTGTAGAAATCTAGAGATACTTTCGGATCTTTTATTCTGTACATCGTTTGTTGCATTATAAAATCCTGGCAAgattaaaaaaagtgtatattatttattaataacttttctggctgtttactttatcgttttgatttagcttttcgctttttatttttgtatctccattgagatccagccactgatacccacagcattgtcatttttttcagtaatttgcctttggatttatttattaataattaatatattcatGTATGCCATATAAAATTAGAAATTGGCTACATTACGGCTGCCGGTTTATATACCAAAATTCATTGTTCTCATCTTCGCGATTATAATCTAAATTtatcacgctgctgctctagcccgctacgtcccattaggactactcaatcagaagctaaagcaagcagcagttatagttctaaggacagacagttttgtgaaaatggaaactccactatgatttattgattccagctgctacagtagacccaaaaaaaaacgtctgggaaagagtctattaggacatgtcatgctaaaattacaaatccctaagcatttctggtatattcactgtcagatattcattgaattattatcgaaacagtccattaaagtttatgtttgtaataggatacttcacaattgaaatatctagggtgatgaagtgacccccagatttgaccttagcaataaaattgactaaagtgacagaaattgagtattcacttctgtaacaaaaaagtaatatttattcacatataaaaaaagaaaagaaacccaaaacccattgtctgacagacaatttaagtatttgttgctttaaattacatttttttcaggtaaaataactattatgtgacaataaaattacacattcaaaaatatttgaaataaaaaatatttttcaataagcgagcagcgttttttgtaagaaatatttcttgttgtACTATATTTTAGAGGGATCATTTTTTGTTCATTGCCATATGTAGGaacatgataattattatttgtccTTGGTGGCACTCCATACCCGACGACGGTGACACACTTCTGATGAACTGTGTGTCATGTCGAGCATGTCGTCGGCGGTCAGCTTCTCCTCCTCGTCGTCAAATGGCAAGCTaaaagcctaggcctagctaggattGGAGTTTTAGAATTTGCAGTCGCAAGAACTAGACTAGcctggcctagctaggctagtgtGAAACTTCCTACCTGTGTGCTTTCGTCGGGAGTGGCACATGCATTCTCTATCTCGCTCTTCGACAAACCTGacatttttgtgttttttttcttatttttacaaaactgaaaccaaaataattttttatactGATGTTTACATTAATATGAAACGCCAAAACAGTCACAAAAAAGTACAGGAATAAGCCCGATTGAccagttttaatatttatattctgCTGTATtctagtacagtagtaggtgTAAAGTAGCGCATCCCCTCCctcgaaccccccccccccccccacacccGACACACACGTTACACGAACCGGACCCCTAAACCCTTTTCCCACCCCCCAACCCTCCAAACTgcagcaataataataattaatatactgtaattttgtttatggATAGTGCGCCCCCtgtagtttttttaatttgaggTGGTACGGTACGTGTAGATAGAGGGTCGagactagacggtcaacttacATCgtatttgattggatgattttCCTTTCATGAAACATGATCAACCAATAAGAAGCATTACATTATTTAAgtacaatttattataattacatcGACTGAAAACCGATGCTTAAAAAGTGTACAAACAAAGTGAAAAAATGTACGAATAAGTTACAAGACAGTTACAAATAGTGATTAAGAACATAGTAATTAAATTCGGCAATACTTTTGGTAGGTTTTGGGATCTAACTTTTGTGGCACTACgtataaaaacatattatttaggctaggcctaggcctccagAGTAGGAATACCAATATAATAGAAGGCCAAGCTGACACTCTGACACTGCAGCAGGGGCCGGGCTCACTGTCTGTGTGGTGGATGGTAGATACACACATAGGCCTAGATAGAGAGGCACTTCTCTAGCTGTTTATAGCCTTAGACTGGTcatggcctaggcctatattatgtaTGGCATATGCCCGGTAACACTAACGGTCACAGTGCATTTCGGCCGccaatcatttcggccgccggttatggaacgcccaaattcatgaaactccaaaaaggacaaaatatggcatgatcatttcggccgccaggtaTGGCGCGCCAAATTGAAATAGCCAGAAATAAATCattaactgtacagtattacagtgaaaaaaaataactttattaagtCTATGGAACGCCACAGAGAACTATGGTCATTTA
The window above is part of the Antedon mediterranea chromosome 10, ecAntMedi1.1, whole genome shotgun sequence genome. Proteins encoded here:
- the LOC140060094 gene encoding zinc transporter 6-like, with the protein product MASDRLTFNVKTSTLQNQNERFLNRKITSNAMENNFGHTAYDSKKMDGLVALDIDAPDISMDIASTAGGGEYVSADLRQRGTTIASSKGQISGTIQPFSRGQSGLIGRVLQEWKSLAGQAQTRRLAAVSIFTMLCILILLIWCNSTGSMALTAYTNLLIFDLTYLGTALVSIWVRNQTPTSSFSFGFERFEVLAVFGSTMLAIFGSVFIMKESTELLLQPEEVHTGRLLLGAGLGFFCHIFVIYGVKNVAFDHVIAASSSSWLQVHFADMSRSFCTVLPGLDRLLLPRVNPLMLIGLAGGVALFIVDLLLDVNNYNIADILAAYSIALMISGTMFPMSVYSGTILLQTTPEYVIGQLDKSLREASTLDGVLEFRNEHFWTLSFGTLAGSLHVRVRRDADEQLVLAHVSNKLSNLVVNLTIQVIKDDWTRPSTMAGFNRSALKSFTSLPPPAPLAPSVSNVYNPRDLPYRIASGLEKDYKSAVLSTPTRASSTPQGTPMKDLSFHSTLEPISNGSQPQIPSVPSRYSAAANPVLSALNSKQLSDGTLGQIRSTTRVGIDFTKPSLPKDTYGVQSTGSNPIHASNRQGAGSFDMNNLGKVNFYGSEGSRQSYTDRFTENR
- the LOC140060095 gene encoding lactoylglutathione lyase-like, with product MSGLSKSEIENACATPDESTQDFIMQQTMYRIKDPKVSLDFYTRVLGMRLLHTLDYPSMTFSLYFMGYCKAEDIPVDIAERTKWCFLQKGTIELTYNYGTESDPEFKGYHNGNTEPKGFGHIGLSVPDVDVACKRFEELGVKFIKKPNDGKMKGLAFIQDPDGYWIEILTANRMPTL